TCCTTCCGCACGCCGCCGGGTGAGAACGCCGGATCTCCAGCGGCGGAGAGCTCTGAGCTTCAGCCGCTGACATCATTTCCTGTCCCTCAGCAGAAGAGAAGCCGCTGAGTCCAGTTGAGATGGAGCGGACCGTCCCCGGACTCGTCCTGATCTCCGTGTCTGCGCTGGTGGTTCTGTGCGGCGGCGTTGTCGTCTGGAAGACCGGGTAGGACCCCAAGTCCGGCCGGAGCTCCGGGTGTGTCTCTGGTTCCTAACTTCCTGTTCCTCTCAGGATCTTCTCCTACATTTGGCCAAGCATCCCGCACCCCAAGCAGGCGCTGGTTCAGATCTGCAAACCCAACAAGGTGACTTCCTGAACCAGCAGGTTCTGCTCGCACCAGAACCCGCCTAACCGTCTGCGTCTCCCCAGGGCCTGCTGCTAGACCTGCACCACGAAGTCTTCAGCTCCCTGCGCGTCCTGCCGCTGGAGAAGCTGCAGGCGGAGGAGGCGGAGCCACGTAGGAGGTCATCCGGAACCGGGACCGGGTCCGACGCCGGGTCCTGGCCCGAGACCGGATCCGATGCCGGTTTCCAGTCTGGCTCCTCCCACAGCAGCGCCTCCAGCGCCGGCACCGAGGAGCTGGAGGTCTCGGCGCTGCTGAGCGGCGAGGACGGCTGCGTCCCCGGCGACGTCCCGTCCCCCGGCGACGTCCCGTGGCGCGAAGACGAGTCCCAGAACCTCCTGGCCCGGCGTGGCGGCCCGGGACAGGAGGAGGCCTACGTCACCATGTCCAGCTTCTACCAGAACCAGTAGCACAGCGCCACCAGCTGGTCGACCGACGTCTCATCTGAGCCTCTCATACGACCTTTGACCCTTTCTCAGGCATCTCTGTTCATTCATCAGGGCTCCTCTCAgtatttgacctttgacctcacaTTGCTGCTTCTTGACTGGACCCGGTCAGTGGGATCCCAGTCCCCCAGAACCTGAGAACAACCAGTTCCTCTTACTGGTCCCAACCCTCACATTCACACTAACAGGACGAGTCACATGGCCgacagcagccaatcagagcccagcTTCTCCTCTGactgtctctgattggctcaggaaacgatttgattttagtttgaTTCAATAACAGCCTGAATGAGAATAAATATCATTTCATttggagaataaagtcataatatgatcagaataaaaaggtaaaactaAGAGAAACAGCTGAGATATTATTAGATAAACGGCTCTGATTGTCTGACGCTGATatgataaaacatgaaacatttgatAAAATCCATAAAGATGTTCCTCATTttaacacaaagataaaaaaaacactttaactctaaaaaaatcacaacatcattctgacaaaatgacaaatttattgttattatggCTTTATTCTCATGTTGTTtgtattatcatcattattattgtttattatcattattattattttttattatcattattatcatcgttattattttttattatcatgattatcatcattattatttttattatcatgaTTATCATcgttattatgttttattatcattattatcatcatctcCTGTTGTTATGACTCCATGCTGTTTAGTTTCTGTCTCAGACTGgacctgctgctggttctgaacaTTTGGATCAAACTGGTTCTAATGCTTTCACAGGTTCTGCTGTAGGTCCAAATGGACTTTGGTTTTCCATGAAACTCAGTTAAACCAGAAGGTTCTGTTGGTGGAACAtggcagcagaaccagaaccaggtggTCCATTTGACctgttctggtggttctggacCCAAAGTTCTGATTTCAGCAGGGAACCTAAGATACCCAATCAGAACCAACCCGAAGGTTCTGAGGGAACTGACCCATCAGAACggttcctctggttctgatccgttcaGTTCAGATCAAAGGTCATCTGAAGGAACCAAAGAATCAGCATTCAGTCCGATCatttgggtcagaaccgggtcagtcAATCACAGTACAGATTTGGTCGAAGTGATCATAAAGGtcgtttccatggaaaccagcTGGTTTCCAGCTAAATTCagcctccagaaccttcagagtTCTACATGTTCTGTTGTTTGACCCAGTTCTGTTTGGGTTCTGGTTCCTAACAGCAGTAGAACCTGTGGAAACATCAGAGACCTTCTTTAGAAGCTGCTCCCATCCGGACCCgtccagaacctgctgctgctgcagagtctCGTTTCCCCTGCAGCACTCAAACGCATCGCGTGCCTAGTGGGGACTTCCTGTTGCCACGGCGACCTGTTTGTTCTGATTGTGGTCGAGTCGGGTCGGGTCGGCGCTGCTGATGTAAAATCCGACCCGGTCCAAATATCACGAGCATCCAGACCAGAATGTACGACTCTGCTTTGTTTCCTTTAATATTCTGTACATACTGCCAGGTTTGAACTAGGACCTTTATTTAACCGTCATTAACCAGTTATGGATTATGAACAAGAAAGTAAACAATGAAAAGtttctgttgaaataaaacttcataAAGATGGAAATCAATTATTTGATATCAGTGATTACCTTAAAGcattaataacattaatatCATTATTATGAATATTGatcactgtaaaacattaatatattaatataaatgaGTCGTAGCTCATGCGGCGTCAGAGCTTCCAGGCGTTGGTCATCATCAGGATGAAGTAGGCGTCGCTGTCGATGGAGGCGCTGACGCCGCTGTAGTAGTTCAGGAACTCCTCTTTGCTCACCTGGAGGTCAGAGGATGAAGACGgtcagtgaggaagaggagcggatCCATAATCGGTTCTGTCCAACGTTCTCCAGACTGAGAGAAAACTGGAGACACCCAGAGTAGATCAGTGTGGAGATCGTCCTACTGAACCGCAGGTAGAATACAGGAGggtaaaggtcaaaggtcaggaagaAGTGCTGACCTTTGGGTTTTAgtctataaataaaaacaaccaaagcaaaacaaaacctggacATGGAACCGAGGAACTGGATCCAGGAACGTTCTGAGGGGTGAAGTTATCTACCAGAACCGAAACAGAACTCCACCGgtccagaaccaaacagcattctgtctggttctggtccaaagGTCGGATTGTTCCAACTGTACAGCACAGAGCAGGAGACCCAGAGCCATCCCCACCAGCAGACATagctagctaatgctaatgctaatgctagcaccAAGAAGACCACTGACCACCTGATGGGGGAGAATGAACTGTGTGGTTTAAAGCATCCAACATTTTCTCTGATCCGCTTCAGGCGGTTCCCTGAACTGGACCCATGAACCAAACGACCAGTAAAGATTCATCCTCTCCcatcaggttctggttctgcatgtTTCTCTGGCCGTCAGAGGCCCGTCAGACTCTGAACCACGGATTCATTCCCTACCTTCCCATCTTTGTCGTACGGAGAGTCGAAGCTGTCCAGGAAGGTCCGGAACACCTGCTCCTCGGTCCACTCCCCGTTCTGGTACTTTGGGTGGTACTTGGCGTTGTAGACGCCCCTCAGGTCGTCCACGGTGATCACGCCGTCTCCGGTCCTATCCAGCTTCCTGAACGCCTCCATCACCACCTCCATCCTGGACTTGGACATGGGAGGCTGCAGGACAGAGGGACGAGTTCAGGCTAAACCAGTGGAACCAGTTGGTTCTGAGGTCAGAACAGACACCGGGTTTCACCGAGCAGCCGGACGATTAGAACCAAAGACAGGAGACCAATGAGACCAGGACAGGCCTTCATTTCAAATCATTCAACATTGTTGGAGCAATTTATTCttgatttctttattcatttgaattttgttagttcattcttaaatgtatattttttgtattatttacaggttaataattgttgattctattaaattttttgtgttattatttttcttattcattctTTGAGTTAGACAGGAAGTCATGTGGGTCAGTCCACTTTTCTATAAGTATGGGGGCCTGGTAAAGGACCAGCAGGCATTTGGGTTTGGGGCCTCTGGTTTTTA
The sequence above is a segment of the Gambusia affinis linkage group LG17, SWU_Gaff_1.0, whole genome shotgun sequence genome. Coding sequences within it:
- the capslb gene encoding calcyphosine-like b isoform X1, which encodes MAGTSRHDRAMAQKAKQQLSGCSDPVERLRLQCLTRGSSGIKGLGRTFRIMDDNESRSLDFKEFLKGLNDYGLLIEKDEASALFRHFDRNDSGSIDFDEFLITLRPPMSKSRMEVVMEAFRKLDRTGDGVITVDDLRGVYNAKYHPKYQNGEWTEEQVFRTFLDSFDSPYDKDGKVSKEEFLNYYSGVSASIDSDAYFILMMTNAWKL